A single genomic interval of Streptomyces graminofaciens harbors:
- a CDS encoding Zn-dependent alcohol dehydrogenase, which produces MRGVVFDGKRVEVVGDLEVREPGPGEVLVAVAAAGLCHSDLSVVDGTIPFPVPVVLGHEGAGVVEAVGAGVAHVRVGDHVALSTLASCGACADCGRGRPTMCRRAIGRPGQPFSQEGRPVFQFACNSAFAERTVVRAVQAVRVPEDIPMASAALIGCGVLTGVGAVLNRAKVDHGDSVLVIGTGGIGLNVLQGARIAGASRIVAVDANPAKEAVARQFGATDFLTSTEGVRDLLPTGVDHAFECVGRVELVRQAIDLLDRHGQAILLGVPPAGAEASFAVASMYLDKSILGCRYGSSRPQRDIALYAELYRDGRLLLDELVTQTYPVEEFERAAADAEAGKVARGVLTF; this is translated from the coding sequence ATGCGCGGCGTGGTGTTCGACGGGAAGCGGGTCGAGGTCGTGGGCGACCTGGAGGTGCGGGAGCCAGGGCCCGGTGAGGTGCTGGTCGCGGTGGCTGCGGCCGGGCTCTGTCACAGCGATCTGTCAGTGGTGGACGGGACCATTCCCTTTCCTGTGCCGGTGGTGCTCGGGCATGAGGGCGCGGGGGTCGTCGAGGCGGTGGGTGCGGGGGTCGCCCATGTCCGGGTCGGTGACCATGTGGCCCTGTCCACGCTCGCCAGCTGCGGTGCGTGCGCCGACTGCGGCCGGGGGCGGCCGACCATGTGCCGTCGGGCGATCGGGCGGCCGGGGCAGCCGTTCTCCCAAGAGGGGCGTCCCGTCTTCCAGTTCGCCTGCAACTCCGCGTTCGCGGAACGGACCGTGGTGCGGGCGGTGCAGGCGGTACGTGTCCCGGAGGACATCCCGATGGCGTCCGCCGCGCTCATCGGGTGCGGGGTGCTGACCGGGGTCGGCGCCGTGCTCAACCGGGCGAAGGTGGATCACGGGGACAGTGTGCTCGTGATCGGTACGGGTGGGATCGGGCTCAATGTTCTGCAGGGCGCTCGGATCGCGGGTGCGTCGCGGATCGTCGCCGTCGACGCCAATCCGGCGAAGGAGGCGGTGGCGCGGCAGTTCGGGGCGACCGACTTCCTGACGTCGACCGAGGGGGTGCGGGATCTGCTGCCGACCGGGGTGGACCACGCGTTCGAGTGCGTCGGGCGCGTGGAGCTCGTCCGGCAGGCGATCGACCTGCTGGACCGGCACGGCCAGGCGATCCTGCTCGGGGTGCCACCGGCCGGGGCCGAGGCGTCGTTCGCCGTCGCGTCCATGTACCTGGACAAGTCGATCCTGGGTTGCCGTTACGGCTCGTCACGGCCGCAACGGGACATCGCGCTGTACGCCGAGCTGTACCGGGACGGGCGGCTGCTCCTCGACGAGCTGGTGACGCAGACGTATCCGGTGGAGGAGTTCGAGCGGGCGGCGGCGGACGCGGAGGCGGGGAAGGTGGCTCGGGGGGTGTTGACTTTCTGA
- a CDS encoding acyl-CoA dehydrogenase family protein, translated as MDFGFSEEDEAFRGEARAWLEAARGGGVSDRRAWERRLGAAGWIGLGWDEGGYGNRTATLIQQVLWAEEYARAGVPARSGHIGEKLLAPTLIAHGSEEQKRRFLPAVARGEELWCQGYSEPGAGSDLAGVSTRAERAGDGTYRVTGQKIWTSLAHEADWCFVLARTEEGSRRHHGLSFLLVPMDQPGRVEVRPIRQMTGTSEFNEVFFDGARARVEHVVGGEGNGWRVAMSLLGFERGVSTLAQQIGFEQELGLVVRAAVDSGAVADPVVRERLVRQWAELRVMRWNALRTLGGSGEPGAPSVAKLLWGRWHRRLGELAMEVRGARAAVGPEDWSAGAPYVLDPLQQLFLFSRADTIYGGSDEVQRTIIAERVLGLPREPKGVV; from the coding sequence ATGGACTTCGGGTTCAGCGAAGAGGACGAGGCGTTTCGGGGCGAGGCCAGGGCTTGGCTGGAGGCGGCCCGTGGCGGCGGTGTCTCGGATCGGCGCGCCTGGGAGCGCAGGCTCGGTGCCGCCGGGTGGATCGGGCTGGGTTGGGATGAAGGCGGGTACGGCAACCGCACCGCCACGCTCATTCAGCAGGTGCTGTGGGCCGAGGAGTACGCCCGGGCCGGTGTACCCGCCCGGTCGGGGCACATCGGGGAGAAGCTGTTGGCGCCGACCCTCATCGCGCACGGCAGCGAGGAGCAGAAGCGGCGCTTCCTGCCCGCTGTCGCGCGGGGCGAGGAGCTGTGGTGCCAGGGGTACAGCGAGCCGGGGGCCGGTTCCGATCTCGCCGGGGTGAGTACCAGGGCCGAGCGCGCGGGCGACGGGACGTACCGCGTCACCGGTCAGAAGATCTGGACCTCCCTCGCCCATGAGGCCGACTGGTGCTTCGTGCTGGCCCGTACGGAGGAGGGCTCGCGGCGGCACCACGGGCTGTCGTTCCTGCTCGTACCGATGGATCAGCCGGGGCGCGTCGAGGTGCGGCCGATCCGGCAGATGACCGGGACGAGCGAGTTCAACGAGGTGTTCTTCGACGGGGCACGCGCGCGCGTGGAGCACGTCGTGGGGGGTGAGGGGAACGGGTGGCGGGTCGCCATGAGCCTGCTCGGGTTCGAGCGGGGGGTGTCCACCCTTGCCCAACAGATCGGTTTCGAGCAGGAGTTGGGGCTCGTCGTACGAGCGGCCGTGGACAGTGGTGCCGTGGCGGACCCCGTCGTACGGGAGCGGCTCGTGCGGCAGTGGGCCGAGCTGCGGGTGATGCGGTGGAACGCGCTGCGGACGCTGGGGGGTTCGGGGGAGCCGGGCGCGCCCAGTGTGGCCAAGCTGCTGTGGGGGCGGTGGCACCGGCGGCTCGGGGAGCTGGCCATGGAGGTGCGGGGCGCGCGGGCGGCCGTGGGGCCGGAGGACTGGTCGGCCGGCGCGCCGTACGTGCTCGATCCGTTGCAGCAGCTGTTCCTGTTCAGCCGGGCCGACACCATCTACGGCGGTTCGGACGAGGTGCAGCGCACGATCATCGCCGAGCGGGTGCTCGGTCTGCCCAGGGAGCCCAAGGGGGTCGTTTGA
- a CDS encoding SDR family NAD(P)-dependent oxidoreductase has product MANFLAGKVVAVTGAGRGIGRAVALAAAAEGARVVVSDYGVSVDGVSPTSEVAEAVVKEIEAAGGEAVAVADDVSTMAGGQRVVDVALASYGRIDGVVCVAGILRERMLFNMSEEEWDPVVATHLKGTFTVFRAASAVMRRQRAGTLIGFTSGNHQGSVSQANYSAAKGGVISLVRSAALGLHKYGVTANAVAPVARTRMSAGVPMELTEIGEPEDVAAVVVYLLSSRASEEGITGQVYTIAGQKLAVWAQPRELRAAYAEGGWTPERVAEILPGSVGVDPMPMLERVEAMGRAAAAGERPNAGA; this is encoded by the coding sequence GTGGCGAACTTCTTGGCAGGCAAGGTCGTGGCCGTCACGGGAGCGGGACGCGGGATCGGCCGGGCGGTGGCTCTCGCGGCGGCGGCGGAGGGGGCGCGGGTCGTCGTCAGCGACTACGGGGTGTCCGTGGACGGCGTTTCGCCCACGAGTGAAGTCGCCGAGGCCGTGGTCAAGGAGATCGAGGCGGCCGGGGGTGAGGCCGTCGCCGTCGCCGACGACGTGTCGACGATGGCGGGCGGGCAGCGGGTCGTGGACGTGGCGCTGGCGTCGTACGGGCGTATCGACGGGGTGGTGTGCGTCGCCGGGATCCTGCGGGAGCGGATGCTGTTCAACATGTCCGAGGAGGAGTGGGACCCGGTGGTCGCCACGCATCTCAAGGGCACGTTCACGGTGTTCCGGGCTGCGTCGGCGGTCATGCGTCGGCAGAGGGCCGGCACCTTGATCGGTTTTACGAGCGGGAACCATCAGGGGTCTGTTTCGCAGGCGAACTACAGCGCGGCGAAGGGTGGGGTCATTTCGCTGGTGCGGAGCGCCGCGCTGGGCCTGCACAAGTACGGGGTGACCGCGAACGCGGTGGCGCCGGTCGCCCGTACGCGGATGTCGGCGGGAGTGCCGATGGAGCTGACGGAGATCGGTGAGCCGGAGGACGTGGCTGCGGTGGTCGTGTATCTGCTGTCGTCTCGGGCCTCCGAGGAGGGGATCACCGGGCAGGTGTACACGATCGCGGGCCAGAAGCTTGCGGTTTGGGCGCAGCCGCGGGAGCTGCGGGCCGCGTATGCCGAGGGCGGTTGGACACCGGAGCGGGTCGCGGAGATCTTGCCGGGGTCGGTGGGGGTGGATCCGATGCCGATGCTTGAGCGGGTGGAGGCGATGGGGAGGGCTGCGGCGGCTGGGGAGCGGCCGAACGCGGGCGCCTGA
- a CDS encoding cyclase family protein: MSLPTLHPEFRDIAKRVNNWGRWGADDEIGTLNLITDEVVREAAATVRSGRRVPLALPLQHDGVQTGMLPGRVNPLHVMVQINQELFGPGTVACSDDAVTMGLQAATHWDALTHVSHSGRIYNGRPADTITPHGGATFAGIDKARHIVSRGVLLDIPRALGLGAGDRLPGGHAISPEDLDAAEELAGTRVRAGDIVLVRTGQVQALLAGDKHAYAFPSPGLSLRTPEWFHARDVAAVANDTMTFEIFPPEIEDLWLPVHALDLVEMGMPQGQNWNLEELSTACGETGGYDFLLSAMPEPFVGGTGTPVAPVAIL; encoded by the coding sequence ATGTCACTACCCACCCTTCATCCGGAGTTCCGCGACATAGCCAAGCGCGTCAACAACTGGGGCCGCTGGGGCGCGGACGACGAGATCGGCACCCTCAACCTGATCACCGACGAGGTCGTACGCGAGGCCGCCGCGACCGTCCGAAGCGGCCGGCGCGTCCCGCTCGCCCTCCCCCTCCAACACGACGGCGTGCAGACGGGGATGCTTCCGGGCCGGGTCAACCCGCTCCATGTCATGGTGCAGATCAACCAGGAGCTCTTCGGCCCGGGCACGGTCGCGTGCAGCGACGACGCCGTGACCATGGGGCTCCAGGCGGCCACCCACTGGGACGCCCTCACCCATGTCTCGCACTCGGGCCGCATCTACAACGGCCGCCCGGCGGACACGATCACCCCGCACGGCGGTGCCACCTTCGCCGGGATCGACAAGGCACGGCACATCGTCTCGCGCGGCGTCCTCCTCGACATCCCCCGCGCCCTGGGCCTCGGCGCCGGCGACCGGCTGCCCGGCGGCCATGCGATCAGCCCCGAAGACCTGGACGCGGCGGAGGAGTTGGCGGGCACCCGCGTTCGCGCGGGCGACATCGTGCTCGTCCGCACGGGGCAGGTCCAGGCCCTCCTCGCGGGGGACAAGCACGCGTACGCGTTCCCGTCGCCGGGGCTGTCGCTGCGTACGCCGGAGTGGTTCCACGCGCGCGATGTGGCCGCCGTCGCCAACGACACGATGACGTTCGAGATCTTCCCGCCGGAGATCGAGGACCTGTGGCTGCCTGTGCACGCCCTGGACCTGGTCGAGATGGGGATGCCACAGGGCCAGAACTGGAATCTCGAAGAGTTGTCCACAGCCTGTGGAGAAACCGGCGGCTACGACTTCCTGCTGTCGGCGATGCCCGAGCCGTTCGTCGGCGGCACGGGAACACCCGTGGCACCGGTGGCCATCCTGTAG
- a CDS encoding ATP-binding protein — translation MQVLQVQLEIRPDPTEVGGARRWARSRLSGSGIGPDEPLVETLILLVSELVTNAVVHTGRPAVLRLLLSGGRDGSVSTVRLEVVDASTCPPAPRCAEGDETGGRGLALVEGLADRWGWSPEGVGKRIWCELDRCAPGASGAGAVAAPGMYPASAGVPTGVGIAVVAREGFAFGAV, via the coding sequence GTGCAGGTGCTTCAAGTGCAGCTGGAGATCCGGCCCGACCCCACAGAGGTGGGTGGCGCCCGGAGATGGGCCCGTTCACGGCTCTCCGGGTCGGGGATAGGGCCCGATGAACCCCTCGTCGAGACATTGATCCTGCTCGTCTCCGAGCTGGTCACCAACGCCGTGGTCCACACCGGCCGCCCCGCGGTCCTGCGACTGCTGCTGTCCGGTGGCCGTGACGGCTCCGTCAGCACGGTCCGGCTGGAGGTCGTCGACGCGAGTACGTGTCCGCCGGCCCCGCGCTGCGCCGAGGGCGACGAGACGGGCGGCCGCGGTCTGGCGCTCGTCGAGGGCCTCGCCGACCGCTGGGGCTGGAGCCCCGAGGGCGTCGGTAAGCGCATCTGGTGCGAGCTGGACCGGTGTGCGCCGGGGGCGTCGGGTGCGGGGGCTGTGGCGGCGCCCGGGATGTATCCGGCGAGTGCCGGGGTGCCCACGGGTGTGGGGATCGCGGTGGTGGCGCGCGAGGGGTTCGCGTTCGGGGCGGTGTAG
- a CDS encoding acyl-CoA dehydrogenase family protein: protein MRFQPTEDQLALRAGVRGLLERRFGRDALRAAVDSGGLDRRLWRELGEAGFFALRLPEAEGGVGLGLPEAVLAFEEAGRALLPGPLVATHLAAGTVPGAATGETVVTAVHGGLVTWLDGADVVRGDAAGAVPLRSVDPLTPLHRAAVAGAPDPLFMLLTAAEQLGTAGRAGELAVRYARTREQFGRPIGAFQAVQRLCAESLVRVEVARAAVYAAAVTADPVDMAAARLLADEAAVRGARDCLQVHGGMGFTWEADVHLCLKRAWVRAQCGGSVTESEELLAGDLLGEPA, encoded by the coding sequence ATGCGTTTCCAACCGACGGAGGACCAGCTGGCGTTGCGGGCCGGGGTGCGCGGGCTGTTGGAGCGGCGCTTCGGGCGGGACGCGCTGCGGGCGGCAGTGGACTCGGGAGGGCTCGACCGCAGGCTGTGGCGGGAGCTGGGCGAGGCCGGGTTCTTCGCGTTGCGCCTGCCGGAGGCGGAGGGCGGGGTCGGACTCGGGCTGCCGGAGGCCGTGTTGGCGTTCGAGGAGGCGGGCCGTGCCCTGCTGCCGGGACCCCTCGTGGCCACGCATCTCGCGGCCGGCACCGTACCGGGGGCCGCCACCGGGGAGACCGTGGTGACCGCCGTGCACGGCGGGCTGGTGACGTGGCTGGACGGGGCGGACGTCGTACGGGGGGACGCGGCCGGGGCCGTACCGCTCAGGTCGGTGGATCCTCTGACGCCGCTGCACCGGGCGGCGGTCGCGGGTGCGCCGGACCCGTTGTTCATGCTGCTGACGGCGGCCGAGCAGCTGGGGACGGCCGGGCGGGCCGGTGAGCTGGCGGTGCGATACGCGCGGACCCGGGAGCAGTTCGGGCGGCCGATCGGGGCGTTCCAGGCGGTGCAGCGGCTGTGTGCCGAGTCGTTGGTGCGGGTGGAGGTGGCGCGGGCCGCGGTGTACGCGGCGGCCGTGACCGCCGACCCGGTGGACATGGCGGCGGCCCGGCTGCTCGCCGACGAGGCGGCGGTGCGCGGGGCTCGTGACTGCCTCCAGGTGCACGGCGGCATGGGGTTCACGTGGGAGGCCGACGTACACCTGTGTCTGAAGCGTGCGTGGGTACGGGCCCAATGTGGTGGATCGGTGACGGAGAGTGAGGAGCTGTTGGCGGGTGATCTATTGGGGGAGCCGGCCTGA
- a CDS encoding acyl-CoA dehydrogenase family protein, which yields MDLAHTPEEDEFRARLREWLAKALPSLPPKPSPDDWPGRRAYDLGWQRMLYDAGYADVHWDASPTTRLIFLEETEKAGAPYVGANFVGLLHAGPTIAAEGTAGQRARWLPPILRGDEVWCQGFSEPDAGSDLASLRTRARKDGDHYVVSGSKIWTSHAEVADWCELLVRTDGDAPRHRGITWLAMPMDAPGVTVRPLRTLAGSTEFAEVFLDEVRVPVANRVGEENDGWRVTMVTLSFERGTAFVGEVVACRRVLGEVAREARANGRWDDPAVRRRLGRLNAEFRALWRLTQWNVSEAEASGGMPGVGGSVFKLRYSRARQELYDAAAEVLGAASLDLDRRWVLDRLSSLSYTIAAGTSEIQRNIVAERILGLPKGR from the coding sequence ATGGACCTCGCCCACACCCCGGAGGAGGACGAGTTCCGGGCGCGGCTGCGGGAGTGGCTGGCGAAGGCGCTGCCCTCGCTGCCGCCGAAGCCGTCGCCCGACGACTGGCCCGGACGGCGCGCGTACGACCTCGGCTGGCAGCGGATGCTGTACGACGCCGGGTACGCCGACGTCCACTGGGACGCCTCGCCGACCACCCGGTTGATCTTCCTGGAGGAGACGGAGAAGGCGGGCGCGCCCTATGTCGGCGCGAACTTCGTGGGCCTGCTGCACGCCGGGCCCACGATCGCCGCCGAGGGCACGGCCGGGCAGCGGGCCCGGTGGCTGCCGCCGATCCTGCGCGGCGACGAGGTCTGGTGTCAGGGGTTCAGCGAGCCGGACGCCGGGTCGGACCTGGCCTCACTTCGCACGCGTGCCCGTAAGGACGGTGACCACTATGTGGTGAGCGGTTCCAAGATCTGGACCTCCCACGCCGAAGTCGCCGACTGGTGCGAGTTGTTGGTCCGCACGGACGGGGACGCCCCCAGGCATCGCGGGATCACCTGGCTGGCCATGCCCATGGACGCGCCCGGCGTGACCGTACGGCCCCTGCGGACCCTCGCCGGTTCCACCGAGTTCGCCGAGGTCTTCCTCGACGAGGTGCGGGTCCCGGTGGCCAACCGGGTCGGGGAGGAGAACGACGGCTGGCGCGTGACCATGGTGACCCTGTCGTTCGAGCGCGGTACGGCGTTCGTGGGGGAAGTGGTGGCCTGTCGGCGCGTGTTGGGCGAGGTCGCGCGGGAGGCGCGGGCGAACGGGCGTTGGGACGACCCGGCCGTACGCCGTCGGCTCGGGCGGCTGAACGCCGAGTTCCGTGCGCTGTGGCGGCTGACGCAGTGGAACGTCAGCGAGGCGGAAGCCAGTGGTGGAATGCCCGGTGTCGGGGGTTCGGTTTTCAAACTGAGGTACTCGCGCGCGCGTCAGGAGCTGTACGACGCCGCCGCCGAGGTCCTGGGCGCGGCCTCGCTCGACCTCGACCGCCGCTGGGTCCTCGACCGGCTGTCCTCCCTCTCGTACACCATCGCGGCCGGGACCTCCGAGATCCAGCGGAACATCGTGGCCGAGCGGATCCTGGGCCTGCCGAAAGGGCGGTGA
- a CDS encoding amidohydrolase family protein: MTTELPRIISVDDHVIEPAHLFETWLPEKYRERGPQALTAGIGELAYVAGKYQITMDPEGQPTDWWIYEDLKFPYKRNIAAVGFDRDEMTLEGITREEMRRGCWDPKARLADMDLNHVEASLCFPSFPRFCGQTFAEAHDKEVALACVRAYNDWMVEEWCGDSGGRLIPLCLIPLWDIDLAVAEIRRNAARGVRAVTFSEIPTHLGLPSIHSGYWDPFFGVCEETGTVINMHIGSSSQMPAASPDAPPAVQASLSFNNAMASMMDFLFSGVLVRHPRLKLAYSEGQMGWIPYALERADDVWEEHRAWGGVRDLIPEPPSTYYYRQMYCCFFRDKHGVASLDVVGRDNATFETDYPHVDSTFPHTKEVALDHVKGLDDETVYKLMRGNAIRMLDLDFDK; the protein is encoded by the coding sequence ATGACGACCGAACTGCCCCGCATCATCAGCGTCGACGACCATGTGATTGAGCCCGCGCATCTCTTCGAGACCTGGCTGCCCGAGAAGTACCGCGAGCGCGGGCCGCAGGCCCTCACCGCCGGGATCGGGGAGCTCGCGTACGTCGCCGGGAAGTACCAGATCACGATGGATCCGGAGGGGCAGCCGACCGACTGGTGGATCTACGAGGACCTGAAGTTCCCGTACAAGCGGAACATCGCCGCCGTCGGTTTCGACCGGGACGAGATGACGCTGGAGGGGATCACCCGGGAGGAGATGCGGCGCGGCTGCTGGGACCCCAAGGCGCGGCTCGCGGACATGGACCTCAACCACGTCGAGGCCTCCCTCTGCTTCCCCTCCTTCCCGCGCTTCTGCGGGCAGACCTTCGCCGAGGCGCACGACAAGGAGGTCGCGCTGGCCTGTGTGCGCGCCTACAACGACTGGATGGTCGAGGAGTGGTGCGGCGACAGCGGCGGCAGGCTCATCCCGCTGTGCCTGATCCCGCTGTGGGACATCGACCTCGCGGTGGCGGAGATCCGCCGGAACGCGGCCCGGGGCGTGCGCGCGGTCACCTTCTCCGAGATCCCGACCCATCTGGGGCTGCCGTCCATCCACTCCGGTTACTGGGACCCCTTCTTCGGGGTGTGCGAGGAGACCGGGACGGTGATCAACATGCACATCGGGTCCAGCTCCCAGATGCCCGCCGCCTCACCGGACGCGCCCCCCGCCGTCCAGGCCTCCCTCTCCTTCAACAACGCGATGGCGTCGATGATGGACTTCCTCTTCAGCGGGGTCCTGGTGCGCCACCCGCGCCTCAAGCTGGCGTACAGCGAGGGCCAGATGGGCTGGATCCCGTACGCCCTCGAACGCGCCGACGACGTCTGGGAGGAGCACCGCGCCTGGGGCGGCGTCCGCGATCTGATCCCCGAGCCGCCGTCCACGTACTACTACCGGCAGATGTACTGCTGCTTCTTCCGGGACAAGCACGGGGTCGCGTCCCTGGACGTGGTCGGCCGGGACAACGCCACCTTCGAGACCGACTATCCGCACGTCGACTCGACCTTCCCGCACACCAAGGAGGTCGCCCTCGACCATGTGAAGGGCCTCGACGACGAGACGGTCTACAAGCTGATGCGCGGCAACGCGATCCGCATGCTCGACCTGGACTTCGACAAGTAA
- a CDS encoding class I adenylate-forming enzyme family protein: MNETPNSLSSAPTLWDLLARRADLTPDRPVLLQDDRSLTFGELRARAERVAAGLHDLGVRPGTVVAWQLPTRIETAVLSFALARLGAVQSPVIPFYRDREVGFALRESKAEFFAVPGTWRDFDHTEMARRLGAKGVFEAYDRLPEGDAGILPPPPADGTTVRWIYWTSGTTSDPKGVLHTDRSLIAGGSCLAHALRLTASDVGSIAFPYAHIGGPDYMVMLLLYGFPAVLFEHFALPAALDGYRRHGVTVAGGSTAFYSMFLAEQRRQPGSPVVPSLRLLAGGGAPKPPEVYHAVVREMGVQLTHGYGMTEVPMITMGSPGDTAEQLATTEGRPPSGMEIRIAEGGEVRLRGEAVCQGYLDPAQTAAAFDEDGFLRTGDLGRVTDSGHLVLTGRLKDVIIRKGENISAKEIEDLLAAHPAVGDVAVIGLPNAERGELVCAVVEQPPGAGPLTLKQVTDHLRAEGLSVHKLPERLEVVDALPRNDTLRKVLKYKLRERYS, translated from the coding sequence GTGAACGAGACCCCGAACTCCCTGAGTTCCGCGCCGACGTTGTGGGACCTGCTCGCCCGCCGCGCCGACCTCACCCCCGATCGCCCGGTCCTCCTCCAGGACGACCGCTCCCTGACCTTCGGGGAACTGCGCGCGCGTGCCGAACGCGTCGCGGCCGGCCTCCACGACCTGGGCGTCCGCCCCGGCACGGTCGTCGCCTGGCAGCTGCCCACCCGGATCGAGACGGCCGTGCTGTCCTTCGCCCTGGCCCGCCTCGGCGCCGTGCAGTCACCGGTCATCCCCTTCTACCGCGACCGCGAGGTCGGCTTCGCGCTGCGCGAGTCCAAGGCCGAGTTCTTCGCCGTACCCGGGACCTGGCGGGACTTCGACCACACGGAGATGGCACGTCGGCTCGGCGCCAAGGGCGTCTTCGAGGCGTACGACCGCCTGCCCGAAGGGGACGCGGGCATACTGCCCCCACCACCCGCCGACGGCACGACCGTCCGCTGGATCTACTGGACCTCGGGCACCACCTCCGACCCCAAGGGCGTCCTCCACACGGACCGTTCGCTGATCGCGGGCGGCTCCTGCCTCGCCCACGCGCTACGGCTCACGGCGTCCGACGTCGGCTCGATCGCCTTCCCTTACGCCCACATAGGCGGCCCCGACTACATGGTGATGCTCCTGCTGTACGGCTTCCCGGCCGTGCTGTTCGAGCACTTCGCGCTGCCGGCCGCGCTGGACGGCTACCGCAGGCACGGGGTGACGGTGGCGGGCGGGTCGACGGCGTTCTACTCGATGTTCCTCGCCGAGCAGCGCAGACAGCCGGGGTCCCCGGTCGTGCCCTCGCTACGGCTCCTCGCGGGCGGCGGGGCACCGAAGCCGCCGGAGGTCTACCACGCGGTCGTACGCGAGATGGGCGTCCAGCTCACCCACGGGTACGGCATGACCGAGGTGCCGATGATCACCATGGGGTCGCCGGGCGACACGGCGGAGCAACTGGCGACGACCGAGGGGCGGCCGCCGTCGGGGATGGAGATACGGATCGCGGAGGGCGGGGAGGTGCGGTTGCGCGGTGAGGCCGTCTGCCAGGGGTATCTGGACCCGGCGCAGACCGCTGCGGCCTTCGACGAGGACGGGTTCCTGCGCACCGGTGACCTGGGGCGGGTGACGGACAGCGGGCACCTCGTGCTCACCGGGCGGCTGAAGGACGTGATCATCCGCAAGGGGGAGAACATCTCGGCGAAGGAGATCGAGGACCTGCTGGCCGCGCATCCGGCGGTGGGCGACGTGGCCGTCATCGGGCTGCCGAACGCCGAGCGCGGGGAGCTGGTGTGCGCGGTGGTCGAGCAGCCGCCGGGGGCCGGCCCCCTGACGCTGAAGCAGGTCACCGACCATCTGCGCGCTGAAGGGCTGTCCGTCCACAAGCTGCCGGAGCGGCTGGAGGTGGTGGACGCCCTTCCGCGCAACGACACCCTGCGGAAGGTGCTCAAGTACAAGCTGAGGGAACGCTATTCATGA
- a CDS encoding EF-hand domain-containing protein gives MVSSEYEHRIAARFATFDQDGNGYIDREDFSAATKAVLAEFGTTARCDKGQALYIGAEAFWQGMAGIADRDGDQRITRDEFVNGAVKRLRDNPDRFAEIARPFLHAALAVADTDGDGSATVDEVARVIKALGAPEHIASSAAAALDADADGKVNETEVVTAFARYFTVPE, from the coding sequence ATGGTCAGCAGCGAGTACGAGCACAGGATCGCCGCCCGGTTCGCCACCTTCGACCAGGACGGCAACGGCTATATCGACCGCGAGGACTTCAGCGCGGCGACCAAGGCGGTGCTCGCCGAGTTCGGCACCACCGCCCGGTGCGACAAGGGCCAGGCCCTGTACATCGGTGCGGAGGCCTTCTGGCAGGGCATGGCCGGGATAGCGGACCGGGACGGCGACCAGCGCATCACCCGGGACGAGTTCGTGAACGGCGCGGTCAAACGGCTGCGCGACAACCCCGACCGTTTCGCCGAGATCGCCCGCCCCTTCCTGCACGCGGCCCTCGCCGTCGCGGACACCGACGGGGACGGCTCGGCCACCGTGGACGAGGTCGCCCGCGTCATCAAGGCCCTCGGCGCCCCCGAGCACATCGCCTCCTCGGCCGCGGCCGCCCTCGACGCCGACGCCGACGGCAAGGTGAACGAGACGGAGGTCGTGACGGCGTTCGCGCGCTATTTCACGGTTCCCGAGTAG